In Candidatus Gracilibacteria bacterium, the sequence ATCCATCACCAATCAATTCAGATGAATTTCTGAAGAAAAGAAACTCGCACTCAAAATCAGTGGAGTCTCTTTTTTGGTTCTGATAGGTATTCTCTCGAGCATAATCGCAACAAGTTATTATGCCCAAAGAGAAAAAATGTATCGTGAATTCCGTGATGAAATCAAGATATTCGAGGGAGGAAAAGTCGGAAAAAACGTTCGGGAAGTTCTCTGAGATTCATGACGACTTTTTCCAGATATTATACAACCTCCCAATTCTGACGGAGAAAAAGATTCGCGATGACCTCGAGATATACTGATTTTTGATAAGAATCATTCCATTATAAAGAATGATTATCTCGATCTGGATATGAATGAGATTGGTAGCCTCTATGAATTGGATAATAATACAAAAAATATCGTAGAAATCGATGAGCATTATTATATCATCTACAAAAAAGATTTCGGTGATTATACAATATTTCTCACGCGTGACCTCACACAACTCATCGAATTCCATAAATGGCTCATTGCTCTAGCAGTTATCGGAAGTCTTATGGGATTTATAGTGATTTACTATTTCTCGATTTCTCTCGCCCGAATGGTCATCGAGCCAATCCGCGAACACAATGCATCGCTCGCATCATATAGCCACAATGTTGCTCATGAGCTCAAGACTCCACTTGCTGTCATGCGATCCAATATGGAACTCCTGAAGCTCTCAAAGTCAGAAAAACTCATTGATTCAACCAATGAAGAAGTTATCTCTATGGAACGAACTATTGATACGCTGCTTCTCATGGCAAATCCAAAAAAGCACTTCCATACTTCTGAAAAAATCGATATCAATACCTTGACCGAAGATATAGCATCGAGTTACGAAAATGAGGAAATCCATTTTTCTCAAGACAAAAAGAAAAACATCATCGAATGAAATCCTGAACTCTACAGACGTGTGGTCATGAATCTCATCGAAAATGCACTCAAATATAAATCCGAATGAATCATCAATGTCATAATAAAATCTGGAATCCTCACAATATCCAATACCGTAGATTGCGAGATGGATACAGAAACAATCCAGAAACTCACGGAAGCCTTCTATCAGGCGGATGTCTCACGCAATACTCAAGGGCAATGACTCGGGCTCGCACTTGTGAAAAAAATCGTCGATATTTCGGGATGGCGGATGAGTATTGATTGTGAAAATAAAGTCTTCAAAGTAGAAATCCATTTCGTATAAAAGATTTTGAAAAAATACTCCTTTCCGATACACTGAGGGAGTATTTTTTAATTTCTCTCATATGGCTGATACTCAAGTCCAAACCCAGGATCCAGAAATCAAGCTCCCTCAAGCATCTGCAGTCGTAAAACCTCTCTCTGCCACAGAACAAGCAGAAGTAGAGAAAACCTTTGCTGAAGCGACAGATTTTCGTTCTCTCGGAGAAAAAATCACTGCGCCTCTCGATTCTATCATCGCCGAAACGGCAACTGTTATCGATAGTGATCCTATCATGAATGTCTCTGATGAACTCTCGAAGATGAATACAGAAGTACAATCCGTCTACAAAGAGATCATCAACAATGATGGTACACTCATGCGTGTAGCGAAATCTGTTCCCCTTCTCGGTTCTCTCATGAAATCTCTCGATTCGAAGTGGGACGAAGCGAAGTTCAACATCCAGACACTTCAGGGAAAAATCGAGATGATTTTCTCAGGATTCGATCAGGCATACATCTCTCTCAACACAAGCGTCGACATGCAGAAAAAATTCCTCGAAGGTATCGATGAAAATCTCGGAAAAGTAATCGCCTATCGTGATTTTCTCTCAAGCAAGATCGAAGAATTCAAGACGAAATCCGCAGAAACAACGGATGAGAATACGAAAATGAAGCTCGATATGTTCATTCGCCAGGTAGAGTACTTCCAAAGTAATCTCAATGTCCTCATCGGAAATCTCGATATGGCTCGTAAGCGCCTCCTCATGCGTCTCGATGCCGCATCGAAGCTCTCGCTCTCTATGAGCTCTAGTCGTCCGATTTTTAAGACACTTCTCTCGACGGCTCTCATCGAGACCAGTTCACAGAAAGCCCTCGACGCCAGCATGAAAGCGATTGGTGTTATGGGTGAAACTATCGACAAGATGTCAACTGAACTCACAGACAAAGCCATCGAATCATCTCGCAAGAGCGAAGAACTCGCATCGAAGCCAGTTCTCTCATCTCAAGTCTTCGTCGAAAATGTCACAAAACTCAAGACTCACTTCGAAACGATCGAAGCATACCGCGCCCAGGTAAAAATCGAAGCTGATGCAGAAAAGAAGGCTTTCGACGATGCATCTGAACAGCTCAAACAAGTCAAAGTTCTCAATGCAAAAGATCAAGAAGAGCTCGCGAAAGAACTGAATCAGTAATGTTGCAAAAATTGATAAGAAAAGCTGTGATAGAAATATCATGGTTTTTTATTTTCAGTAAGGATTGAGGGAAATATCGGAAAGCTCGAAGGGATAATCAGGAAGATAGAGTAATTTCTTTTTGCTTTTTCCTTATTTCTCTATATAGTGCGCACACGAAATCCTTTTCCCGAGGAGCCATATAGATAATCTGTATATCGCTTCTCCCCTATTTGAAGCGATAATCTTGTTCTTTTTTGCCACAGGTCTGGCATATATATTTTTGAGAGCATTTTGCTTTTTCTCGAAGGATTGACGTGTTTTTATTTTTTGGACGAAGACTTTCTGATTATTTTTTGATGTCTTCTCTCATTATCTTTTTTATACTATGAGTTTTGCAACTCTCGAACTCCGCCCGGAGATTCTCCAGGCACTTACCGATCTCGGATATCACGAGCCAACTGCTGTCCAGTCACAGGTAATTCCTCTTGCTATAGCAGGGAAAAATATCATCGTCCAGTCACAGACTGGAAGTGGAAAAACTGCTGCTTTCTGTATCCCAGCACTCAATACGATCGATTCCAAAAAGCGTACTCCACAAGTACTCATCCTCGAACCAACTCGTGAACTCGCTTGTCAGACTCGTGATGAAGTATTCAACCTTTCTCGCCACATGCGTATGGGTTCACTCGCTGTGTTCGGTGGTTCACCCATCTGGAAACAAAAAGAAGGACTTCGCGCAGGTCCACAGGTAATTATCGCCACTCCAGGACGTCTCATCGACCTCATGGAACGTGGATGGATCAATCTCGATGATGTCACGACTCTCGTTCTCGATGAAGTAGATCAGATGATGGATATGGGATTCGCTCCTGCCGTGACAGAAATCTGGGAATCACTCAAGTCCCTCAAACAAGTGATGACTTTTTCTGCAACATACACCCCAGTGATCAAGAGACTTCTCGATACACATATCCAAGGTGAAACAGAGACTCTCACACTCTCTACTTCTGTGACTGTTGATACCATCAATCACGTTTTCATGAGAGTAGGTATTCGCGATAAATATCCTGTCTTGAAGCGTA encodes:
- a CDS encoding HAMP domain-containing sensor histidine kinase, which gives rise to MIHNTIKSITNQFRGISEEKKLALKISGVSFLVLIGILSSIIATSYYAQREKMYREFRDEIKIFEGGKVGKNVREVLGDSGRLFPDIIQPPNSDGEKDSRGPRDILIFDKNHSIIKNDYLDLDMNEIGSLYELDNNTKNIVEIDEHYYIIYKKDFGDYTIFLTRDLTQLIEFHKWLIALAVIGSLMGFIVIYYFSISLARMVIEPIREHNASLASYSHNVAHELKTPLAVMRSNMELLKLSKSEKLIDSTNEEVISMERTIDTLLLMANPKKHFHTSEKIDINTLTEDIASSYENEEIHFSQDKKKNIIEGNPELYRRVVMNLIENALKYKSEGIINVIIKSGILTISNTVDCEMDTETIQKLTEAFYQADVSRNTQGQGLGLALVKKIVDISGWRMSIDCENKVFKVEIHFV